A genomic window from Actinomycetaceae bacterium MB13-C1-2 includes:
- a CDS encoding Na+/H+ antiporter subunit E has product MTHKNSRLTDEEERAQTAARRKLREAGADAGANLSMGPRVSPAMTLWLVIVWTIMFQQISWLVVLSGILFAVVIQVVFPMPSHSHLWHVRIGYSIVLVARFIWDLIVAGVQVSWLVLSGSSHPDGIIECRMRSGNPVYLTVVAAMCSMVPGTVVLKIDPSKKLMYLHALNLPAQGGADGVRLSAREQEKRVLLAMATNPVVIAAGYGKYLPIAGKKEGKD; this is encoded by the coding sequence GTGACACATAAGAACTCCCGACTTACCGATGAAGAGGAACGCGCCCAAACCGCAGCCAGGCGCAAGCTCAGAGAGGCAGGAGCGGACGCCGGTGCCAACCTCAGCATGGGGCCCAGAGTTTCCCCGGCAATGACGCTGTGGCTAGTGATCGTGTGGACGATTATGTTCCAACAGATCTCTTGGCTTGTAGTGCTCTCGGGAATCCTATTTGCGGTGGTCATCCAGGTTGTGTTTCCGATGCCCAGTCACTCGCACCTATGGCACGTTCGCATCGGCTACTCGATCGTTCTGGTCGCCCGCTTCATCTGGGACCTGATTGTCGCCGGTGTTCAGGTCTCCTGGTTGGTTCTCAGTGGAAGTAGCCACCCGGACGGAATCATCGAATGTCGGATGCGAAGTGGAAATCCGGTGTACCTAACGGTTGTCGCGGCAATGTGCTCCATGGTGCCTGGAACGGTGGTGCTAAAGATCGACCCCAGCAAGAAACTCATGTACCTACATGCTCTGAACCTGCCCGCGCAGGGAGGTGCCGACGGCGTTCGATTATCCGCCCGAGAACAGGAGAAAAGGGTTCTTCTGGCGATGGCGACCAATCCGGTTGTCATCGCTGCCGGTTACGGAAAATACCTCCCGATCGCCGGTAAGAAGGAGGGAAAGGACTAG
- a CDS encoding monovalent cation/H+ antiporter complex subunit F: MVLATQVIVGVSLGMLFASALLSLVRLVLGPTALDRAISIDVITAAVIGTVVVLIAWWQRTDLMVLLIIFALTAFFSTVTVSRYVANTAISRHEESLAAQSRKTRQENDPKEARE; this comes from the coding sequence GTGGTTCTCGCGACTCAAGTAATTGTCGGCGTCAGTCTTGGGATGCTATTTGCATCTGCCCTGCTCTCTCTTGTCCGTCTAGTGTTAGGGCCGACTGCGCTGGATCGAGCGATCTCTATCGACGTTATCACTGCGGCGGTTATCGGCACCGTTGTGGTGCTGATCGCATGGTGGCAACGCACCGACCTTATGGTCTTGTTGATTATCTTCGCTCTGACGGCCTTCTTCTCAACCGTCACCGTTTCTCGTTACGTTGCAAACACTGCGATAAGCCGACACGAGGAATCCCTCGCAGCCCAGTCCAGAAAGACTCGGCAGGAGAACGACCCGAAGGAGGCCCGAGAATGA
- a CDS encoding aldo/keto reductase family protein, producing the protein MVEYRYLGNSGLKVTEITYGNWMTHGSQVEDDQAIKTVHRALDLGITSFDTADVYANREAERILGKALKGLDRDTFEVFTKVYWPVGGRGANQGGLSRKHIFDGLHGSLKRLDVDYVDLFQAHRFDYETPLEETFQAFADLVHQGKAMYIGVSEWTAEQIRDGHKLAKDLGIQLVSNQPQYSALWRVIEDKVIPTCAGLGISQIVWSPMAQGVLTGKYIPGEELPAGSRAADKKGGARTVEQFMAPETLEAVQKLKPIANECGLTMPQLAIAWVLSNPNVAAALVGASRPEQLDDNVKASGVKLEPAVVTKINEVLAPVSVTDPKETYRVSPKTRPLA; encoded by the coding sequence ATGGTCGAATATCGCTATTTAGGAAATTCTGGGCTAAAGGTTACCGAGATTACCTACGGGAACTGGATGACTCATGGCTCTCAAGTGGAAGATGACCAGGCAATAAAGACAGTGCATCGTGCACTGGACCTGGGAATCACCTCATTCGATACCGCCGACGTCTATGCCAACCGGGAGGCGGAAAGAATACTGGGTAAAGCGCTGAAGGGTCTGGATCGTGACACCTTTGAGGTGTTCACCAAGGTCTACTGGCCGGTTGGTGGCCGAGGTGCAAACCAGGGCGGTCTTTCACGTAAGCACATATTTGACGGTCTGCATGGTTCATTGAAGAGGCTGGATGTTGACTATGTAGACCTGTTCCAGGCGCATAGATTTGACTATGAGACGCCGCTCGAAGAGACCTTCCAGGCTTTCGCAGACCTGGTGCACCAGGGAAAAGCAATGTACATCGGAGTCTCGGAGTGGACCGCAGAGCAGATTCGTGACGGGCACAAGTTAGCCAAAGATCTTGGTATTCAGCTGGTTTCAAACCAGCCGCAGTATTCTGCGCTCTGGCGGGTCATTGAAGACAAGGTAATCCCCACGTGTGCCGGACTTGGAATATCCCAGATCGTCTGGTCCCCAATGGCCCAGGGTGTCCTGACCGGAAAGTACATTCCCGGTGAGGAATTGCCGGCTGGTTCTCGAGCGGCAGACAAGAAGGGCGGGGCCAGGACCGTCGAACAGTTTATGGCCCCGGAGACCCTGGAAGCGGTACAGAAGCTAAAGCCGATCGCCAACGAGTGTGGGCTAACCATGCCCCAGTTGGCAATTGCCTGGGTTCTGAGCAATCCCAACGTTGCGGCGGCGCTAGTTGGCGCCTCACGGCCGGAACAGCTGGATGACAACGTCAAGGCTTCCGGCGTAAAGCTGGAGCCGGCCGTCGTTACCAAGATAAACGAGGTGCTGGCGCCTGTGTCCGTTACTGATCCGAAAGAGACATACAGGGTCTCCCCGAAGACTAGACCTCTAGCCTAG
- a CDS encoding LacI family DNA-binding transcriptional regulator: protein MPAPTPTGRPPAMTDVAALAGVSHQTVSRVINNVGKVRPETRDRVLEAIRELGYRRNETARALATSRSKMIGIIAPAEVNYGPSQMLSGIELAAKEAGYFVSISALDELTEESFDDSINMFFGLGIAGIIVIAPVHQFAKELRNIPPEVPTVVVSSTGDKDQSYLTFVGVDQREGARSAVRHLIAQGCRTIAHIAGPSTWFDAIEREAGWRETLEEAGLPEGPLLRGTWSATSGYELTKELIREGAPDAIFTSNDQLALGALRALSVAGIDVPGEVKIVGFDNEPGSEFFSTPLTTVRQNFDAVGRSAIKAITTLINHGESNDLLIKSDLVVRESA, encoded by the coding sequence ATGCCAGCGCCAACGCCGACGGGACGCCCGCCTGCGATGACCGACGTGGCGGCGCTTGCTGGAGTGTCACATCAAACTGTTTCCAGGGTCATTAACAATGTCGGCAAAGTGCGTCCGGAAACCAGAGACCGCGTTCTAGAAGCAATCCGAGAACTCGGCTATCGGCGCAACGAGACCGCGAGGGCGCTCGCGACCAGTCGCTCCAAAATGATTGGAATAATTGCTCCAGCCGAGGTGAACTACGGGCCCTCGCAGATGCTCTCGGGCATTGAGTTGGCCGCCAAAGAGGCGGGCTATTTCGTAAGCATCTCAGCGCTGGATGAACTCACTGAAGAGTCTTTCGACGACTCAATCAACATGTTCTTTGGTCTTGGAATCGCCGGGATAATCGTTATTGCTCCGGTACACCAGTTTGCGAAGGAGCTTCGCAATATTCCCCCCGAAGTTCCAACTGTCGTCGTTTCTTCCACCGGGGATAAAGATCAGTCATACCTGACATTCGTTGGAGTTGACCAGCGCGAAGGTGCAAGATCAGCGGTCAGACACCTAATCGCACAGGGATGTCGCACGATCGCGCACATCGCCGGTCCTTCAACCTGGTTTGATGCTATCGAGCGTGAAGCGGGTTGGCGGGAAACCCTTGAAGAAGCGGGACTACCAGAAGGGCCGCTACTACGTGGAACCTGGAGCGCAACTTCGGGTTACGAACTGACCAAAGAACTCATCAGAGAGGGCGCACCGGACGCCATATTCACCTCGAACGATCAGTTGGCGCTGGGGGCACTTCGCGCGCTCAGTGTCGCTGGGATCGACGTTCCGGGCGAGGTCAAGATAGTTGGATTCGACAACGAACCCGGCTCTGAGTTCTTCTCGACTCCGCTGACTACCGTTCGCCAAAACTTCGACGCGGTCGGTCGAAGTGCAATCAAAGCAATAACTACGTTGATTAATCACGGCGAGTCTAACGATCTGCTGATCAAGTCAGATTTGGTAGTACGCGAGTCTGCCTAG
- a CDS encoding Na(+)/H(+) antiporter subunit C encodes MTGPSLVILAFVGILIGSGVYLALERTLSRIFIGLSLITNGVNLLILAMGGAAGLPPLLGRDESVIVDPLPQAMILTSIVLSLGTTAFGLALAYRSWLLTGNDEVADDVEDRRLSRLLGKRASSVDDSFAEGTEDRTVFYDRDEVPHFERPTPAEIRSLREELLKSEDESSADGANS; translated from the coding sequence ATGACCGGACCCTCCCTCGTAATCCTCGCCTTCGTGGGGATACTTATCGGTTCCGGCGTCTACCTCGCTCTGGAACGGACCCTCTCCCGAATCTTTATCGGCCTTTCCCTGATAACCAACGGGGTAAACCTACTGATCCTTGCTATGGGTGGTGCCGCTGGACTGCCTCCGCTGCTCGGGCGAGATGAATCGGTTATCGTCGATCCGCTCCCCCAGGCCATGATCTTGACCTCGATTGTTCTGTCCCTTGGAACCACTGCGTTCGGACTGGCCCTCGCCTACCGCTCGTGGCTGCTGACGGGCAATGACGAGGTGGCAGACGACGTTGAAGACCGTCGTCTCTCCCGTTTGCTAGGCAAACGAGCCTCGTCCGTTGATGATTCTTTTGCTGAGGGAACAGAAGACCGGACCGTGTTCTATGACCGCGACGAGGTGCCCCACTTCGAGCGGCCTACTCCTGCAGAGATCCGCAGTCTACGTGAGGAGCTACTAAAGAGCGAAGATGAGTCCTCGGCCGACGGAGCTAACTCATGA
- the mnhG gene encoding monovalent cation/H(+) antiporter subunit G, whose protein sequence is MTQILDLIGALFILAGSTFTLIAAIGLVRFNDLFSRTHAAAKPQMLGLMLMLVGLMFMERTWAWFAICTLVIAIQMVAAPVASHLLGRAAYMTGLAESESLVLDELKEGDPNADAEEAPKISEGS, encoded by the coding sequence ATGACGCAAATTCTGGATCTGATCGGGGCTCTGTTCATCCTGGCCGGATCAACGTTCACACTTATCGCAGCCATTGGTCTTGTCAGATTCAACGACCTGTTCTCAAGGACGCATGCCGCAGCGAAGCCGCAGATGCTCGGCCTGATGCTAATGCTCGTCGGCCTGATGTTCATGGAACGCACCTGGGCCTGGTTCGCCATCTGCACACTGGTTATCGCCATCCAGATGGTGGCGGCTCCGGTTGCTTCACACCTTCTTGGGCGCGCCGCATACATGACGGGACTAGCCGAGAGTGAATCCCTGGTTCTCGACGAACTCAAAGAGGGCGATCCGAACGCGGATGCCGAAGAAGCACCGAAGATCTCCGAGGGGAGCTAA
- a CDS encoding phage holin family protein, with translation MTSGTTPEFEEISVDEIWDDDSRSSRRVPPTKPVHPSIVELVQTVISEGQTLITSQIQLLKMKGQTTGKKIAIAAGLILTALVLVFYMIGWLLRTIELALANVLPGWAASLIVAGILLVAIIVLVLIGVNVVKRAVADKPTAEGFQTDLDVVKEAVKEGKGE, from the coding sequence ATGACAAGCGGTACGACTCCTGAGTTCGAAGAGATAAGCGTCGATGAGATTTGGGATGATGACTCCCGGAGTTCTAGGCGAGTGCCCCCGACGAAACCGGTCCATCCGTCCATCGTGGAACTGGTGCAGACCGTCATTTCGGAGGGCCAGACCCTCATAACCTCTCAGATTCAGTTACTGAAGATGAAGGGGCAGACAACAGGGAAAAAGATTGCAATTGCTGCTGGTCTGATCCTGACTGCTCTGGTGCTGGTCTTCTACATGATCGGCTGGCTGCTCCGCACAATCGAGTTGGCACTGGCAAATGTGCTTCCGGGATGGGCGGCCTCCCTGATCGTCGCTGGTATTTTGCTCGTGGCGATCATCGTCTTGGTCCTTATCGGAGTCAACGTCGTGAAGAGGGCGGTTGCAGATAAGCCGACCGCTGAGGGATTCCAGACCGACCTGGATGTCGTCAAGGAAGCTGTGAAAGAGGGCAAGGGCGAATGA
- a CDS encoding ATP-binding cassette domain-containing protein, with product MESSGPTGTPSVSARDLTKTYASGPTYKVALEHVTFRAGPREFVAVVGSAGAGRSTLLHCLAGITAPTSGSVYVGMRNLTKMTPRRRAKFLGRTIGAMLEDLGLLPDLTARDNILYPARRRVSESQFQDMVDALGIRTVLHRKPEDLSYGDRQLVALARAMVFRPKLLVLDKPTLFLDHEQEARVGAILKSLVNREGTTVVAATDSDDFAAGADRVVLLKDGRIASEVKAPTLEKVQELLGTRHGDAAELSSRQPDDATSSGEEVDQPWPVTLTDDYLPDHSAMPSLVEGEGDPVATGKSVSDLVESPAGPTQALSKRQVDVIDRAKQILDSLPGAVAPEQDWIEDLYSEDQSSRD from the coding sequence ATGGAATCCTCTGGTCCTACTGGCACGCCGAGTGTATCTGCACGTGATCTAACGAAGACCTACGCGTCTGGTCCCACCTACAAGGTCGCTTTGGAACACGTTACTTTTCGGGCTGGTCCTCGAGAGTTCGTGGCCGTCGTTGGGTCTGCGGGTGCGGGCAGGTCGACTCTTCTGCACTGCCTTGCGGGGATTACCGCGCCGACTTCCGGCTCTGTCTACGTCGGCATGCGAAACCTAACGAAGATGACTCCTCGCCGACGCGCTAAGTTCCTTGGAAGAACCATCGGCGCGATGCTTGAAGACCTCGGCCTGCTCCCGGACCTTACTGCCAGAGACAACATTCTGTACCCGGCCCGTCGTCGGGTTTCCGAATCTCAGTTTCAAGATATGGTTGACGCTCTTGGCATCCGCACGGTTCTACATCGAAAACCAGAAGACCTATCGTACGGCGACCGTCAACTGGTTGCGCTTGCCCGGGCTATGGTATTCCGACCAAAGTTGTTGGTCCTTGACAAACCCACCCTGTTCCTTGATCACGAACAGGAAGCCCGAGTCGGGGCGATCCTAAAGAGCCTCGTCAACCGAGAGGGGACTACTGTCGTTGCTGCAACAGACAGCGACGACTTCGCTGCGGGTGCGGATCGAGTTGTCCTGCTGAAAGACGGTCGGATCGCCTCCGAGGTCAAGGCGCCGACGCTAGAGAAGGTGCAGGAACTGCTCGGCACTCGCCATGGGGATGCCGCTGAACTATCGAGCAGACAACCGGATGATGCCACGTCGAGTGGAGAAGAAGTAGATCAACCGTGGCCGGTCACCCTAACAGACGATTACCTGCCCGATCATTCCGCAATGCCTAGCCTGGTTGAGGGCGAGGGAGACCCGGTCGCCACGGGCAAGAGTGTCTCGGATTTAGTGGAGTCGCCCGCGGGTCCAACCCAGGCCCTGTCGAAGCGACAGGTCGATGTTATTGATAGAGCCAAACAGATTTTGGATTCGCTGCCCGGTGCAGTGGCACCCGAGCAGGACTGGATAGAAGACCTATACAGTGAAGACCAAAGTTCTCGCGATTAA
- a CDS encoding DUF3073 domain-containing protein has protein sequence MGRGRQKAKNMKVARKLKYFSPETDFNSLQRELSTAEQSDDSPQDSNDEDEYWDDSPSAGWRYSAWEEDEEED, from the coding sequence ATGGGGCGCGGCCGTCAAAAGGCTAAGAACATGAAGGTGGCTCGGAAGCTGAAGTATTTCAGCCCCGAGACCGATTTCAATTCACTACAGCGTGAGCTCTCCACGGCAGAGCAGTCGGATGATAGTCCGCAGGACTCTAACGATGAGGATGAGTACTGGGATGATTCACCCAGCGCCGGTTGGAGATATTCGGCGTGGGAGGAAGACGAGGAAGAGGATTAG
- a CDS encoding Na+/H+ antiporter subunit D, producing the protein MNVEVFAWALPLPVLIPLIFAGITLLLFRRPRAQQIVSILGMTLSTAVGIILVIAAGSGSPLVLDVGSWAAPIGITLVGDRLSTLMLVVSQIVSLAVLVYSVAQNLSDSTPSAPVAVYHPTFLILSAGVSNAFLTGDLFNLYVGFEILLAASFVLITLGGTRGRVRAGTVYVVVSLVSSVIFLTAIAWIYGVTGTVNMALLSTRLSELPAETTLAMELLLLVAFGVKAAVFPLGAWLPDSYPTAPAPVTAVFAGLLSKVGVYAIIRLEFVLFPGDRLADLLGVLGILTMIVGILGAVAQDDAKRLLSFTLVSHIGFMLWGISLNTAAGLAATIYYAAHHIIVQTALFLLVGLMERHAGTTSLTKLSDLAKRAPFIAVMFLISVMNLVGMPPLTGFIGKLGLAEASAASGTPMAWTLLGFGLLTSLLTLYVAVKFWNKAFWQPRGAEASDHLLPADGERLSGRQERRLRRLRIVSRPTRRAERIVEASRTQLEKGSNDANPLMYGVVASLVVLQVCMAVFSGPIYKFTTESAEFLYEPGAYTQAVLPDGGRGAGESYEESLRPPKPPWIPEQTVPPLESPDTEELPSVGGGNQ; encoded by the coding sequence ATGAACGTAGAAGTCTTTGCATGGGCGTTACCGCTTCCCGTCTTGATCCCTCTGATCTTCGCGGGCATAACGCTGCTCCTGTTTCGCCGTCCCAGGGCACAGCAGATCGTCTCCATTCTTGGAATGACACTGTCAACTGCCGTCGGAATAATCCTGGTAATCGCAGCCGGGAGCGGTTCCCCTCTGGTGCTGGACGTGGGTTCTTGGGCCGCCCCGATTGGCATCACTCTTGTTGGTGACCGGCTCTCGACCCTGATGCTGGTGGTTTCCCAGATCGTTTCGCTTGCGGTTCTGGTGTACTCAGTCGCACAGAATCTCTCTGACTCGACTCCATCGGCACCTGTCGCGGTGTATCATCCAACGTTCCTAATTCTCTCCGCTGGCGTCTCCAATGCGTTCCTGACCGGCGATCTGTTCAACCTCTATGTGGGCTTCGAGATCCTTCTCGCGGCATCATTCGTCCTAATTACCCTCGGCGGAACCAGGGGGCGGGTTCGAGCCGGCACCGTCTACGTGGTTGTTTCGCTCGTTTCTTCAGTCATCTTTCTTACGGCGATCGCCTGGATATACGGGGTCACCGGAACGGTCAATATGGCCCTGTTGTCAACTCGTCTCTCAGAGTTGCCAGCCGAGACGACTCTGGCCATGGAACTATTACTTCTGGTGGCTTTCGGCGTCAAGGCGGCCGTCTTTCCACTCGGGGCCTGGCTCCCTGATTCCTATCCAACTGCTCCAGCGCCCGTAACCGCAGTGTTCGCCGGCCTGCTTAGCAAGGTCGGTGTCTATGCGATCATTCGCCTGGAGTTTGTGCTCTTCCCGGGGGATCGACTGGCGGACCTGCTGGGAGTCCTCGGTATTCTTACGATGATTGTCGGAATTCTTGGTGCCGTCGCCCAGGACGACGCAAAACGGCTTCTTAGCTTCACGCTCGTCTCACACATTGGTTTTATGCTCTGGGGTATCTCCCTGAACACGGCTGCGGGTCTCGCAGCGACAATCTACTACGCGGCACACCACATCATTGTCCAAACCGCCCTGTTCCTTCTGGTCGGACTAATGGAGCGTCACGCCGGGACGACATCGCTGACCAAACTGTCCGACCTGGCAAAGAGGGCACCGTTCATCGCGGTGATGTTCCTGATTTCCGTGATGAATCTGGTCGGGATGCCCCCTCTGACCGGCTTCATCGGAAAACTGGGATTGGCCGAAGCTTCGGCAGCCAGCGGAACTCCGATGGCATGGACACTCCTGGGATTCGGTCTGCTCACTTCGCTACTGACCCTCTACGTCGCCGTCAAGTTCTGGAATAAGGCTTTCTGGCAACCACGGGGAGCCGAAGCATCCGATCATTTGCTTCCTGCCGATGGCGAGCGGCTCTCAGGCAGACAGGAACGACGTCTTCGTAGGCTGAGGATTGTAAGCCGACCTACCCGCCGTGCGGAACGAATCGTAGAGGCTTCCCGAACTCAACTTGAGAAGGGTAGCAACGATGCAAACCCTCTGATGTACGGAGTGGTCGCTTCACTAGTCGTACTCCAGGTGTGCATGGCGGTCTTCTCGGGCCCCATATACAAGTTCACAACCGAGTCGGCGGAGTTTCTGTACGAACCGGGAGCGTACACCCAGGCGGTATTGCCGGATGGCGGAAGGGGAGCGGGAGAATCGTACGAGGAGTCGCTACGACCGCCGAAACCACCTTGGATCCCTGAGCAGACGGTACCTCCGCTGGAATCACCGGACACGGAAGAGCTTCCGAGCGTGGGAGGTGGCAACCAGTGA